The DNA sequence TAACACCAAATTATTGAAAATACATATAGGGTAATCGGTTAATAATAATCTGATTAGCGCGTAGGCTGTTCAGTGCAACAAAGCGATAAAATTAGTGGGGTCCCTTGGACCCACGTAATTTTTGATCGCTAGATGTTGGGCTTTGTTTTTCTTCTGAAAAAAATTGAATTGGAACCGCAAACAATAAATAAATACAAAGCTTCGGGCATTTCGTTTGGCACCATAGCCATGCTTATTTTATCTATAAGAGGCAGAGTAGGGGAAGTTTCCAATCAATAAAAGCTGGGCGTACTATTCTGTTAATAGAGCATTAAACTTAGCTGCTGTAAATGGTGTTTGGAATTTGATGGAGCTAACCGTTAATAAGAGTAAGCATGTTGTGTCGAATCCGTATCAATATTACGATAAAGCCGAGGCCGAAGAGATAATCCAAAACTTGTTTAGTGCTAATAAAGATACTTGCACGAGTATATTAAATGTAAAGCGACCAAACATTGTGGTAGTGCTTTTAGAAAGTTGGAGCGGCGATGTTATAGAGTCTATTGGTGGCGAAAAAGGAGTTACTAATGAATTTCACATACCGACGAAAGAAGGTTTAATGTTCACCAATTTTTATTCAACTGGTTTTAGAACCGAGCAAGGTCAGGCTGCTTTTCTTAGTGGTTTTCCTTCTCAACCAACCACTACAATTGTTAGAGAAACAGGAACGTTCGAAAACATACCAAATATTTTAAACCCGTTAAAAAAGGCTGGATATAGTTCAATGTTTTATTATGGCGGCTATCTTTCGTACGCCAATACGCGTTCTTATTTACGTGTTGCTGGTTTCGATCCCATCTATGGAGAAGAACACATTTCGTTTAAACAAAAAATAGAATGGGGTGGTTATGATGAGGAATTATTCGATAATTACTTGTCGGAAATGGAAGCGCCCAAAGTGCCTTTTTTTCATCTAATAATGACATCCACTAGTCATGAGCCTTTTAATGCACCTGTTGATGGAGGGTTTTCGGGTGATGATAAGGCAGATTTTTACAGAAATACGGTGTCGTATACAGATAAGTGCTTGGGTGATTTTATGCGGGAGGCAAAAAGTAAAAGTTGGTACGACAGCACTTTGTTTATTATTTTAACGGATCATTGTAGCCCTTTGCCTTATGGCAGAAAGAGCTACGAACCCGAACGGCATCACATCCCATTTTTAATGTTTGGCAATGTGCTTAAAGTAGAATATAGAGGTGCGGAGTTTAGCGATGTTGCGTCGCATTCCGATTTTGTATCTACTATTTTAGCACAGCTTGGTTTGGGTTATGAAAAATTTAAGTGGAGTAAGAATCTATTTAATCCTACGTCAGAAAAGTTTGCTTTTTTTGCTTTCGATGAAGGTTTTGGTTGGGTAAATAATGAGCAAAAATTGGTTTTTGATCATCAATTTGGCGATATCATATATAAATCTCAGGAAAATGTATCGGATGAAAAAAATCAAGAATATTTGAAATCTGGCAAAGCATATTTGCAAGCGCTTATAGCCGAGTATGTTGACTTTTAATGTGTTCGATTGTGAAAAATACCGATGAATTTGTTTTTATTTTATTTTTAAGAAGAATTGTGAAAAAATACGCATAAAAATAGCAGAAAAGTTATTCACTTTTGCTTCAAAAGCGTTGAAAATAAACGAATTTATGAGTATTTAATAGGTGATTGTGAGTCTCATAAATAGCAGTATATTCGATGACACTCATTGAATTAAATATGCTATATTCGTATCATATCAAGTTTACAAGCATAAAATCTCAGAGAGTATGAAAAATTTAAAAAAGTACAAATTCGGCATTGCTATTATCGGGCTAATAATTTTCTTCACGGCATGTGAGAAAGATCAATTATTAGATCAATTATATCAAAATGGTGCAGGTCAATCTTATTCCGATAACGATCTAATTTCGATTATAAATGATCTATCAATTAGTGCTGACGAAAAAGAAGATTTACTTTTTGAATCGATTCCATTAACAGATGCAGTTTTAATTGCATTTGTAAGATCGGGTTCGATTTTTGATGATGCTTATACTTTAGATTTATTAACCATTAGTTTCCCAATTTCAGAAAATTTAGGCTTGTCTATATTGGCAAGTAAATTGTCAGATGAGATTAAAGGCGAAATAGGTGATATGAACGGTTGGTATTTCGATATCCAGAAATCAATGGCTGCGGAAGGGGAAGAATGCTACTACCACCCAATGAATCATGAGATTTTTATCGATCACATTGGCGAAGTACACAGTGCTGGTTTAGATGAATATATTGAATATGAATCTGATATTTTAGTTTTTGATGCTAACGGTGATGTAGATGAAGACTTAACAAGTGAGAGCACATATAATTTTCTTGTTTCTTTTATGGCCGAGGAAATTCCATGTTTAGATGGTATAACAGCTGAGCCTATTCCATGTGTAGTTGGTCCAATTCCTGGTCAAGGAATGGGTTACATCTGTGATACTCCTATGACGGCTACTACATTAACTGCTATTGTTGAGCAGGTAACACAAGATGTGAACGAGGACAAATATAAAAGCGTTGATAAGGATTTAATGGCTGAAATAAAGGCAATCTACGGAAACGAGGAAGGTAAAAGAATGGAGAAGATTTTACGTGACTACATTAAGAAAGCCAATTTGGATAAACCTTATGACGTTGCCGGAATTGGCGAAGAAGTAGTTATAGGCGGCATGGGAGGTCCTGGCCCGATGGGCGGCGCAATGGGTGGTGCTATGGGTGGTGCTATGGGCGGCCCAATGGGTGTCGATATTATGGGAGCAGGAATGGGCATGGGAGAAGCTGATGAAGCTAGTTTGGCCAAAATGGACATTTGCGACTTTATTAAGGTGGCTAATTCGTTTCAGGACTTAGTAGCAGGAGACAACAGCCTTTCTACTGAAGCAAAGAATTTATTGCTGATGTATATCTCTATTACGAAGCATTCGAGAGTTTATTGGGAAATTCAATATGCCGACGAAACCTCTCCTTATCATGAAACAATGACAGACGAACCAAATATTGAAGTATATGGTAAAGGTTGGAATACTGATTATAAGAGATTGGATCAGCGGTCGTACAACGCAGATGGTAGAGGCTTAATTGCTGGAGCTATTTCTGCAGCGGCAGGTGGAAACATTTGGTCGATAATTGTTGCTGCAACTTACGGAAGTTTAAGTGCAAGTATTAATACACAAAGAGACTTATCGCCGCGTACTAATAGATAGGCTATAGATCAAAAAATATTCTGAATGGAACGAGGGATTTTGTTAATGCAAAATCCCTTTTTTATTGATGTTTTTGGGTGTTTTGTTTTGCAAATAAAACGATTAATGTAATCAGCAACATCAGGCCCGATAAAGTCCAAGAGCTATAGTTTAGTCCTTTGTAAGGGATGAAATAGAAAGCATACAAATAAGTGAAAAGGATTCCACCACAGGTGGATATGCCATAAACAGTTCCTGCAACGTTGCCTACTTCGTTATCTTTGTTTGATAGAATCCCTATTATTAATGGACTCGTCATGCCGAGCAAGCAAACAATTGGCGCAATAATAATTGCACACGAAATATTAATGCCAGTTATTAGGCTATATGCCATTGAATACTCTAGAATGAATTGGGAATAAAATGGAAGTCCTAAAAGCATCACAAAACATCCAAATAGCGAAGCAGCTAATATTAGCATGGGCTGAAATTTCCGTGACATAAACCCTCCAATAAAATATCCCAACGCCAAACCGCCTAAGGTAAATGCCAGTACGGACGACCAAACGTACAACGAGTTGCCATAATAAGGCGTAAGGTACTTGGCGCTTATTAATTCGAGGCCCATTAAAACACCTCCCTCAATACACGAAGTAACCAAGAGTAAATACTTTATTAAAACAGTGTTGTTTTTGCTCATTTCGAAAATATGCCCTCCCCGTTTTCGAAATTAATATTGGTAAAGTTCTCAATCATTTCTTTTCGCCATTGTTGCATGCTGGTAAAATTCATAAGTTCCATAATAGGCTTATCATCAACAAAAGTAATGGCGTCATTTGCAGCAGTAAGTCTGGTTATTTCGTCCTTATCAACACAATCGAACAAAGTATACTTAGCGCAACAATGGTTTCTGTTACCGAAATCAATATCGTTGTAATTAAATTCAGTTTTGCTCACTACAAAAATCATATCGTGAAACAAGTCGTTCGCTATGCCTTGTGGTCGGAGAGTTTGAACATGTAAATTTACACTCGAAATTGTTTTATGAATCGATCTAAATGTTAAACCATCTACACCTTCCAAAGTACCTTGGTAATTAACTATCAGCAGGCCATCATCGTTAAGAATAGTGCTTATCTTCTTAAAGCATTCTTGCGAATAAAGATACGATGGCTGCGACTCTGCCTTGGCAATGTCCATTACAATGATGTCGTATCTCTTGGTGCCTACTTCAATAAAATGCCTGGCATCATCAATCACCACCCTTGTGTTGGTACCTTTAAAGTTGAAATATTCTTTTGCCAATTGCGGAATGCGTTCATCCAATTCTATGGCATCAATTTCAAAATCCATTCTTTCAAATTCTGTTACTAAACTGCCAGCTCCAAAGCCAAGCAGAAGCACTTTAGAACCTGCTTCTTTAAACGAACAAGTAGCAGAAATTTGATGAACATAGCTCCAGTAAGAAGTGGTGTATTTATCTTTTCTTACCAAGGTTTGGTTGATGTTGTTAACTCTTAAAGAAATACTTTCTTGATAGTTATCTCCAAAGGAAACATCTTCTACATCAGATATTTTTATTTGCCCAAGTATGCCATGCGACTCATGTACGGTAATCATGCTTCTTCCTATCGCAGTATGCTTTGTTGCTGGAGGAACAATTGTAAGTCGTTTGTAGGCAGGATATAATAAGACGATGAAAACAAGCACATAAACTTGGTAAGATTCCCGTTTAAAAAAGCTTGCGAAAATGAGGATGAATAATAAAAGGCCCAAAAGAATAGATGGCATTATTATTCCGAAAGCTGGAATGATTATAAAGCCAAAAACAAAAGCTGAGATAATTCCTCCGATTGTAGATAGACCGAAAATTAAGCCAGCATTAAAACCCGCATTTTGATATTTGTCGGTAGAGCTTTTTACAATAAGAGGCGGAATGGTTCCGAAGCAAAACAGTGGAATTCCGATTATGAAAATAGGTGCTACAATCAACCCGGTAGACATGCCCAGTTTATATGTGAAAACTAAAACAAACGGTGCATACATGTACATGTATACAATGGAGATAATGGCGGCAAACATAAAGTATGCGATGGACTTATCCTGATTGGCATACTTTCGCGATACAATGCCTCCAACAAAATACCCTAGTGTTAAACTAATTAGGGTAGCACCGATTACAGATGCCCAAACGAAAAATGAAGTGCCATAAAAAGGCCCAATCATTCGAGATCCAAGAAGTTCTACTCCCATAACACTGGCACCTTCAAATAAGGCAATTATCCAATATTTTAGGTTGCTTATCCCTATGTTTGATTTGCTCGTCACTAAGAAGTTAATTGATGTTTTTCCTCGTTACAAAAATACAATTTAGCAAAGAGATATATTAAATAGATTTGAGTAATGAGGAGCTAAAAGGATAGTAATTTATTCTTCTTTTTCTTCAACGTATTCTAGGAGATCGCCGGGCTGACAATCAAGCGCTTTACAAATAGCATCTAATGTGGTAAACCGAATTGCTTTTCCCTTGCTTTGTTTTAGAATCGACAAGTTAACCGTAGATATATTCACTATCTCGGCCAGCTCCATTAATTTGAGCTTCCTTTTGGCTAACATGATATCTAAATTAACTACAATCGGCATCTATTAAATTATGAGTGATTCTTCAAATTGATTTAATAGGTTCTCCCAGTTCTCCTCGTTTTTTCCAAGTGAATGCCACGTATCAAAACGAGCCGAACAGAATTCGATGGTTGCCATCTCTCCTTTTTCTGTAATCTCTATGTAGATGTTTGATCGGGGGAAAACCCCGTCGTTGGTTGTGCGAGCAAATATTGTACGACTTGTTTCGTCGCTTTCAATAATATCGATTTTAGATTCTTTTAGTAATTCAATGAAATTCTCGTAAAGCAGATCGGAAGGGAAGTCTAATTCCATGCTGCGCTTGTATTTTGCACAAAGAATATTGAGGTTACTTGTAAAGTAAGATTTGAAATTTGGATTATTTCTTACTAGAAAATTGAATGCTTTAATGACTAGGAAAATTCCAACTACAGGAATTAACCACATGAAAGTGTCCATGTTAACCTGTTTCCAAGGAACAAAAGACACAACAAGCAATGTAGAAATAACAATTACTATATTCCGATTCATTAAGAAGTATGCATATGGTTCTACAGCTAAAGTTACTTATGAGTTAACGAAAAAATTTCTGGTGCCCATAACAATTTTGAACAATGTTAATATTAGCGCTCTCATGATCATATTTCTAATGTTAAGAATTTTCATTTTTATCATATTCAATAATTTTGGGTTGTTATAATGCTAAAGTCGGAAATCTGACAATGAAATACAAATATAAATTAACGAAAAACGTTAATTTGTGCAAGTCTATATTTAATGCGAATTTATACGTATAGTCCTGTAGGTCTTAATATCAGGTGGTTTTTTTGATGATTAGGTCAATAAATTGTAATTATTGCAATGTGATTCCCGAAAAGCTCCAAATTAAAAAGGCGAATAGGCAATGAAAAAACTAAAAAGGTATTTTGAAACGTTAGTTTATCGAGGATAAAACAGTAGACTACTTGAAAGTGATTTTTGAAAACCGGTGACTTTTCTTCCTTTGTTCAAATAAAATTAATCTTTTTGGTAGTTTCTTGCCCGAAAGATTCAAACAGAAACAAAGCAAGAATTCTCAATATTTAAGTTGCTTTTTTTGTCATTAAAAAAGGGCTTAAATCAGCTTGTAGTGCCTGAGTAGTCTATTGGTTAAGTTGTATTAAAAAGAACTTTTAAACCTTAGATGGCTTTAAATAAAAAGGTTTCTTCCAACAGTGTCGGAAGAAACCTTTCTAAAAAAATATATGTTGCGAAATAGGCTAAACTATGTCAATTGAGTAGCTGCAAAACGTGCTTTCCACTCTTCACGACTTCTTACGTTTAAGCCATCATCAATGTGTACTGGATCTTCGGTATTAAAATCTCCACCCCAACGCAATGTCTCATCATCTCTAATGGCATCAATAAATCCTTTAACGCTATCGTGCCAGTTGGCTTCGTTGCTCTTTTTAAGGTATGCAGAGTTGGCCCATCCTCCAGGGAATACAATGTTCATATCGATTGCATGGCCGGCCATGTGGTTCGACATTTTTGATGGTGTTACAATCGCTCCTTTAACGTTGGCATCTTTTCTGAAAGAACTGGTAACATGAATTTTGATTCCAAATTCTCCAGCATACTTATCAATTTTTTGCAATTCTGGTAAAAACAAATCATCTGCCAATACTTTTTTACCTTGAAAATTGACGCCAATAAACTCGGTAAGTGTGGAACCGTCAGACGAGGAGGCTTCTTGTTTAGGATTGTCCATCCATTTCTTACCGTAAAAAGCACCATGTTTAACCATCATTGCTTGGATAACCGTATCCGAAATAAAAGTAGGATCTTCACCTTCAAGTCCTGCATCGGCAATAAAAGCAGTTACTGCAGCAATAGAAGAAGCTCCGTAATGCCCATCGTTTTTATACTTGCTCCAATTTAATTGTTTGCCATAACCTAAATCGTTCATAATAGTTTGAAACGAAGAAATTAAAGCTTTAGAAGTTGAACCTTCTTTTAGTTCAATTTCGTTTTTATCCTCTTGCCAAGCTTCGTGCAAATCTTGCAATTCGTCTAAACTTTCGTAAAGTATAATTAAACGTTCTCCAATCTCTTCAGTAATTTCTGTTCCATCTGCTTCAATGTCATTCTTTTTACAAAACTCTTGAACTGCAGCGATACAGTATTCATCGTAAAATCCCGAATCAGCATTAACTTCCCAGTTTAACTGATCGCCAAAGCCCATTTCGTTCATTAATGTTTGGAATTCTTTAAGATCGGCATTGGGCTGAGCTACACGTAGCACATTGGTCATCATGCCCGCTTCTTTTAGTCTTTCGACAACACTTAGGTTACTCATAATTAAATTATTTTAGTTATTAACACCCAATTTAGCAAAAGTGGCTTAACGATGCGTAACATGAGTTAATAATGAACAATTCGACACATCGAGGGCTGTTATTGGCGTCCATGTAATGAGTATATCAGTTATCATGGTATTCTGCGATAGGTCTAAGCTCGTTAGCGTGCCGTAATAGCATTCTAATTTGTTTAGGCTGGTGAAGTATTCAATGCCTGATAAGTCCGACATGTAGAGTAGCCTAAGATCACCCGTAAAAGCGTTGGCCTCCGCTATGTCTATTTCGTCATTACCGTCCGTGTTCAAGTCTGTATTACTTACTAGGTTAGCTTTAAACGCTGGGTCGTTAAATTCTATTGATTGCCCCAAAGAGCTAATCGATATAAGTAAAAGTAAAAGTGTTGTTTTTGTTTTCATGTTGTTTTATTTGAATTGTTCAAATTAGTTAACTTTACTGAGACCTGATAGTTTAGCTTAAATCTTTTAACATAATTTCCTTAAGAAACTTGTAATGCTTGCCCTCTAATATCTCGATTAAAAGACAACAATGTTTCCATGCACATAATTTCTTCCTGTGCCGTAATCGTCCTGTAAAGGTATCGCAATGCAAAGGGGTGTTTTACCTTCAATCTCTAACCTTCTTATTGTTGACTAGGTCTTTTCGCTTCTTCATCTTCACTTATCATAGGCCAACAGTTTTATTATTGATCTAAGATAGATCGCGCCGTGTACATATCCTTTTATAAAGATGGATTGCTACAAAACAAGGCAATTGATTACCGTTAAAGTAACGTAAGAGTAGCGGTAAGGGGGTTTCGCGATAGATACGCGTACACATGCGAGGCAAATCAAAACATTACGCGCGCGCGTATTGGTCACTTTATAACCTTAGTATTCTAATAAGGAAATTCAGAATTAAGCAACACAATATTAGCGTTCATTCTGTTGCTGATTTGTTACTAGGAAAAAAGAAAGCCCCTGTTTTAGGGGATTTCTGAGGTGTTTAAGTAGCGAGAAAGGGACGACGATCGAACCTAAATCTGTTAGAAGGAATGGCGTTATTGGCTGTAATTCCTATAACTAAAGAGTCTTAACAAAAAAAGCCTCATATTTTCATATGAGGCCAATCATAAACCAAACAAGCATAGGGTGAGAACCCATTGAACTTGGGTATTCTAAACGCATTTATTATTATAAAATTGTGATTAACAAGAATTAGCGAAGGGACAATAATCTAAGCTGAATGTAGAGCTAGGATTGAAACTATTAGCAAGAATCTCATTAACTAGTCGATCCTTATGAACTCAAAGTCATTTTTGGGAAGAAGTATGTTAAAATGATTTCAAAAACCTGAATCAACGATAATTTGACTTCACTTTTCAACTGTCTCATCATCTTCTTAAGATTCCATCCAGTAGCAGCTAAAAAGGCATTTATTTGTGGTGAATCTGGTCCACTGAGATAGTTCTGTGCCATTCTGAAATCTGTTTTTAAATGTCCTATAACGGGTTCTATTGCAGCTCTTCTTCTGAATTTTTTCCGTTTACTTCGCTTTTGATATTCTGTATCTCGTTTTAGAGGTTTGTAGTCAGGTGTAGATATTTTAGTAGTTCCAATTTGTTTTTGTCCTTTTCCTCCTCGGTCATACACTACCTCTTGAGGAGTATAGTTAATATTTGATTTCATCTGACTTAATAGAGGTTCGATGGTTTTACTATCGTGTGGATTTCCTTCAAATGCCATGATTGAAGTAATGATCAAACTTTTATAGGTGGTGACCAAACCAATCTTATTTCCAAACTCATATTGTTTATGTGCTTTTCCCTTGGCTATACAAGCTGTAAAATCCTTGTGCAGACTGTAAACTTTATCTTTGCTTGA is a window from the Flavobacteriales bacterium genome containing:
- a CDS encoding LTA synthase family protein, translated to MELTVNKSKHVVSNPYQYYDKAEAEEIIQNLFSANKDTCTSILNVKRPNIVVVLLESWSGDVIESIGGEKGVTNEFHIPTKEGLMFTNFYSTGFRTEQGQAAFLSGFPSQPTTTIVRETGTFENIPNILNPLKKAGYSSMFYYGGYLSYANTRSYLRVAGFDPIYGEEHISFKQKIEWGGYDEELFDNYLSEMEAPKVPFFHLIMTSTSHEPFNAPVDGGFSGDDKADFYRNTVSYTDKCLGDFMREAKSKSWYDSTLFIILTDHCSPLPYGRKSYEPERHHIPFLMFGNVLKVEYRGAEFSDVASHSDFVSTILAQLGLGYEKFKWSKNLFNPTSEKFAFFAFDEGFGWVNNEQKLVFDHQFGDIIYKSQENVSDEKNQEYLKSGKAYLQALIAEYVDF
- a CDS encoding fused MFS/spermidine synthase, whose protein sequence is MSKNNTVLIKYLLLVTSCIEGGVLMGLELISAKYLTPYYGNSLYVWSSVLAFTLGGLALGYFIGGFMSRKFQPMLILAASLFGCFVMLLGLPFYSQFILEYSMAYSLITGINISCAIIIAPIVCLLGMTSPLIIGILSNKDNEVGNVAGTVYGISTCGGILFTYLYAFYFIPYKGLNYSSWTLSGLMLLITLIVLFAKQNTQKHQ
- a CDS encoding fused MFS/spermidine synthase — its product is MTSKSNIGISNLKYWIIALFEGASVMGVELLGSRMIGPFYGTSFFVWASVIGATLISLTLGYFVGGIVSRKYANQDKSIAYFMFAAIISIVYMYMYAPFVLVFTYKLGMSTGLIVAPIFIIGIPLFCFGTIPPLIVKSSTDKYQNAGFNAGLIFGLSTIGGIISAFVFGFIIIPAFGIIMPSILLGLLLFILIFASFFKRESYQVYVLVFIVLLYPAYKRLTIVPPATKHTAIGRSMITVHESHGILGQIKISDVEDVSFGDNYQESISLRVNNINQTLVRKDKYTTSYWSYVHQISATCSFKEAGSKVLLLGFGAGSLVTEFERMDFEIDAIELDERIPQLAKEYFNFKGTNTRVVIDDARHFIEVGTKRYDIIVMDIAKAESQPSYLYSQECFKKISTILNDDGLLIVNYQGTLEGVDGLTFRSIHKTISSVNLHVQTLRPQGIANDLFHDMIFVVSKTEFNYNDIDFGNRNHCCAKYTLFDCVDKDEITRLTAANDAITFVDDKPIMELMNFTSMQQWRKEMIENFTNINFENGEGIFSK
- a CDS encoding helix-turn-helix transcriptional regulator produces the protein MPIVVNLDIMLAKRKLKLMELAEIVNISTVNLSILKQSKGKAIRFTTLDAICKALDCQPGDLLEYVEEKEE
- a CDS encoding M15 family metallopeptidase; translation: MSNLSVVERLKEAGMMTNVLRVAQPNADLKEFQTLMNEMGFGDQLNWEVNADSGFYDEYCIAAVQEFCKKNDIEADGTEITEEIGERLIILYESLDELQDLHEAWQEDKNEIELKEGSTSKALISSFQTIMNDLGYGKQLNWSKYKNDGHYGASSIAAVTAFIADAGLEGEDPTFISDTVIQAMMVKHGAFYGKKWMDNPKQEASSSDGSTLTEFIGVNFQGKKVLADDLFLPELQKIDKYAGEFGIKIHVTSSFRKDANVKGAIVTPSKMSNHMAGHAIDMNIVFPGGWANSAYLKKSNEANWHDSVKGFIDAIRDDETLRWGGDFNTEDPVHIDDGLNVRSREEWKARFAATQLT